The Toxotes jaculatrix isolate fToxJac2 chromosome 17, fToxJac2.pri, whole genome shotgun sequence genomic interval catggaaGATAAAGTGATGACTGCCTTCCTTTGGTTATGAACGAGGCACACTTAAAAATACTCAGTCCGTGTTTaagtttgcatgcatgtgtgagctGCCCTGTTTGCTAGTATTAAAACCGTAATTGTCCATGGGCTAAAGCTGTCTGTCAAACAGATGGTGTGACTCCTACACTGTTACTTTGAAGGCACTTAAAGACATGAGCTGTGAGAGTGATACACTGAGCCTGCACACACCGCATTTGTTTCGTATGACTGGAAGAGTAATGATGGTCCTACCCCCTGCGAAACATGCAAAATATGTCATTTTCGTTTAAGAAAGTTTAAcctaaaggaatagtttgacgtTTTGGGAAATTCCCTCGTTTGATTTCTTGCTGAGGgtaagatgagaagatcgataccactctcatatctgtcagTTCACTATGAAGCTAGACTAAAGACAGTAAACAGAGGAAAGCAGCTGTTCCGGCTCTGTCCAAAGCTaataaaatccacctaccagcagctctaaagctcactaattaatattttatatctCGTCTGTTTAATCCGTCCAAAAGGTGAAGCGTAGACATATCTATTACCATTACTTAAAATAGCTTCATAATGTGGCTTAGCTGACCAAaattaactttaacttttaGACTGGATGCTAATAAACTGTGCTAGATGCTAATACATCTTGAGTCACTACCTAAACGAAACTATTATGCATAGAGttgtaaccaaaaaaaaaaaaatttgaagaATGCTAACTAGTTATCTGTACTGCCTTATCCCAGTCATAAAACGTGCCTTTAAATGCCAGCCGAAAACCTAAAACTCTGGTCGAGATGAGTGGGCTGCATCATCCTCTGGGTCTTGGACTAAAAACTAAATGCCAAAGTCATACCAGTCCAAAGAAATGAATCAGTCCAGTCTCTGAACCAGAAGGATGCTCAGGGGCCTCCCTGAGATCTGTTCATGGGCTGTGTTCACCTCAGTCATCTAGACAGggagagcagctgtttgataAGCTGCCTCAGCAAACCTCAGCAGCCTCTTGCTTGCACCTGAACCAACAGCGCCATCTGGCACAAGTTAAAGAGAAGAGCGGGAAAGCTACTGTAGCATGCTGCTTACAGATAAGCCTCAGAATAAAAagctttagttttttctttattttacacatttttaaaacaacatgGCATTGTTATTTAATATTAATTATTTCCTAGTTCAAAAAACTGGCAAgagcagattattttttttattattaaaaaaaataaggtaTGGAAACGCTgcttagtttgtgtgtgtgtgtgtgtgtgtgtgtgtgtatacgtgtgtgtgtatacgtgtgtgtttgtacctctGGTGTGGTCTTCTTAAAAACATCTCGTCCCTGAATGATGTCGGCCATCGCTCTGTCCTTTAGTTGTTGGTACTCCTCAGCAGTCAGCTCGATGGACTCTAACTCTGACCCACAACACCTGCACAGACccctaaatacacacacatgtacatgtatgtacatAATTGACACACACCgtcatactgtacacacatacatacatacatacataacacATTTTGCCTATAAACAAAATTGGATGTAATAACATGATGTAATAGCTGATGTGAAGATTTTTTGTTGAGGTAGGAAGTGGTGTGATTACTTCAGGTTGGCGCTGGTCCAACTTCCTGTCCATCTCTGTCCAGTGAGActgaagacaggaagaaaaagaaagacagggtATAGAGTAAATAGAGTAATGAGAGCAAGAAGCAGTGGGGCTGAGGTGAATACAAATGGCGAGAAAGGAGACTGTATATAATTCCATAATTGATGAGACATATCAAATAATAAATTAAGCATGTCAGTTGTGTTTCTATATTTCTAAAGGTTTTAAGGCAAATTATTCTAAATTATACTTATTATGGTGTGCATCCAGCCCCCAGTTTCCCTCCTGAACAACCAACTACTCTGTTGTACCTCTCAAACCAGGTCTTGATGCTGCTGGCGAGGCTGTGCTGGGGGTAGATCTGGTTGTTCCTCATGTACAGCAGAATCCCCTGTAACCTCTCCTGGTGTTCAGACTGAGACATGGCCTCTGCTTCCACTCCTTTTACCTCCTTGGTCTTCCTCACTCCCTCAAACAGAGCTTCCCAGGTCTCCTGGTGTGGACTCAGTCCCTTTTCGATTAACTCATCATAAAGAGCCCAGGCAGTGGTCATGTCACCGTGTAACATTGCTGCTGCAATGACATCCCCATAGTTGCGTGGTGATGGGGTAAAGACCTGTTGGTTTGACAGCAAAATCAGCTGATGATATACAGCGTATGGCATGTTCTCCAGCTCCACTATGAGTTGAATTTACTTTCTGACCAAGCAAACATCTCTTCACCTTCTTAACCTCATTCAGGATGTTGATagcctccctccacctctctgtgcGGCTGAAGGACTTGATAAAAAGGCTGGAGGCTCCCGTTTCCAAAGAAGAGAAATTTTCCTGCATAATGTCATAGACATCAAACACCTCGGCATCGTGgccatctctcacacacagtgtcaggtACCGTAGTAACAGCTCATAGGACAGCGTCCCTGTTTCCATGGCTACAAAAGTCAGCAGAGACCTGTGGCAGAAGATGATAAAAGCTGAAGGACATTTCAGCATCcgcaaaatgttttcaaaaatcACAGATACACCCATCCTCCACTCACTTGGCGATACCCAGCTCAGCCCCAGAGGTGAACAGCGCATTCATCATCTGGATGTCAAAGCGTTCCTGATTTCCCAGAGACTCCTTCAGCTTCctccactcagcagcagagagcagccgGTCAGGAGGCTGCATCTTCCCTGTGAAACATTCATGCTTTAGtgcagaaaactgaaatgatCATTCCCGACAATCATGACTAGTAAAGAAAGACACTTCTGAGTATGTCCTACCTGCTCCTCTAGCTGTCCTCCCTTCAGGCTTCTTCTCAAggtcctcctcatcctcagagGCCAGAGCTGCTTTCCTCTTCAACATCTCTGCCGTCTTTTTCGCCGTcccagcagaaaacacagatttggGGTAAAATGACCTCTGACTTAGGGTGGAGCTCTTACCTCTTCCATCCTCTGCGCCTTCCCACAACTCTCCTTGTCTATGTCTCATGGTTCTGTATTTTATTCCACCCTGTCCATTAGTCTGTCCAATGTTCCTTCTGACTGTCTGTGCGCCACCTGAGTTGGGGTTATTGTCTCTGGTGCACAGAAAGCGTGCTGTGAGAGGCACCTGTGGTGACTTACACAGAAAAGTTTGTATGCTGAGGAAAGCAGAACTTCCCTGGTGTGTGAACGGCTTTAAGGGTTTCAGGCATGTTCTCACTTTAGATATCAAGTTGGAGGCCATGTTATGAAGTTTAACCTCTGAGCTTATTGGACCtcaatatattttattcttaCTCAGCCTTACGTTAACTTGCATGTCATCTACAACCTACAGAAACATCTATGAGACTCGCTAGCTAATCTTGCAGTTATTAAATACCATTATAACCACGTTACTGAAAGACAACTAGCACTCTATAGCCAGTTATAATAATTTGACTCAAACCTGTCCTCGATGTTCAGATTGAAAACCTAACTCAGCTTCGATCTTTCTACTGCACTTCAGAGGTAAACACAACTCCAGGCGTGACTTTAGTCGCTCACCGGTCGCACACCTCTACGTCATCAACCCTTGACAGTTCCGTTTGTGAATTGCGTCAAGTTTGTCTGAAAACTAGAGAAAGACCGGAAAGAGATATTTGGTTAAAAAGGAGGTGAAAATTGTATCACTTGAAACCTGCTTGATGCtgaagaaatggaaaacagttcAAGAATATTATGTTGATTACGTATCTGTTTCATATGAATTTCCTAATCAGCTATACATAGAAAGCTAAAGTCCATAATGTGCTTTATTCAAGCTGAGTTATCTTAATATGCAACGAATAGTTTAGTGTTTCTCTTAGAGTTGGACCTTTGTTTTGAATTTCAACCGGAAGCCATGTTCTTGTTCAGTTAGTAACTTGGTGCTAGGGTAGCTTAGCTACTTTCTTACACAAATCAACTttcacactgttttctgtttttgggtTAGACGGGTTTTACTGATGAAATAGTAAATTAACTTCGAAGCAGGTATGGCTACAGAACAACAGCCTCACTGGTCGGATATTTTAAAAAGGAGGATAGCAAACTCCAAAAAAGGTAAGAAAGAATATAAACTCCGGCTAACTGTAGCTAGCTTGCTTACTTTCATTTGAATGTACCGAACTAACGTCATTGAGCTAAATCAATATATTAACATTTACGCTAGTCAAATACTTTTCATTTAACTGATTTTGGATACGTTTTTTTCGTGTTCCTACTCCTGTATAGATGAGAGAAgcgaagaggaaaagaaagaagacgAAACTGAGCTGTTCACTAAATATTACACCGAGTGGAAGGGAGGAAACGACAAGGACAAGTCCTACAGGGACATCCCACGATTCTACTACAGGGTATTATTTACATACATCACATTTCTGAACCCAATGAAAATTGTCGTCTTTCGTGTAATTTGGATTGTGTTGTGGTACGAGGCATGCGACTAAACTCTGACCCATCTCTAAATCCCCTAACAGTACTGGTAACGGTAAATAAATggctttttttccatttaaaaacaaagatgacagTTCGAGGAGGAGGATATATACAGtcacaaatttgttttttgatgATGATCATGTTATTGCTGAGTGTGTGTAGTTGCTAGCAGGCTTGGTGTTTAATGGTGAAGATGTGCAGATGTTAAAATAATTccatgttgatgatgatgatgttctgCAGTTACCAGCAGAGGATGAAGTATTACTTCAGAAACTGAGAGAAGAATCCAGAGCCGTCTTCCtccagaggaagagcagagagctgCTAGATAATGAGGAGCtgcaggtaaaacacacacacacttgaaaatAGTCAGACATATAAAGATTGACCTCTGCATGAATAACAGCACTGTGTGACTTTATTGTTTGTTATCTACTTAGCTGTCTTTCTATTTATGTTTCTGTAGAATCTGTGGTTCCTGCTTGATAAGCACCAGGTGCCTCCAGTCAGTGGAGAGGAGGCCATGATCAACTATGAAGCCTACCTGCAGGTGGGGGAGAGGGCAGGGCCCAAGTGCAAGTAAGTAACACGAAGTAGCGGTTTACTGGCAACAACACAATTTGAGGAAATCAGCTTATGCCTGTTTTCTGTAATAGAACGTGTAATTTTGTTTGTACGAGGATAAATTCTAGATTAAAGGTTGTTTATGGAAAATCCCTCCACCATTTTTAATGTATACCCACCTGGAATTAATGTGCCTTGGCGGATGGGATACCTGTATATTCAGCTCAGGCAAAAACTACAttaaaatgtgatcaaacaAACATGACCTCAGATGTAAACAGGGAAAATCAACTCTGAGGAAAGCAACTTAATGAAAAGTAAcaacttttctttccttctcttctttccttcagGAAATTCTTCACAGCCAGAGTTTATGCCAAACTGCTCCACAGCGACCCTTACGGCAGAATCTCCATCATGCAGTTCTTTAACTATGTCATGAGGAAAGGTCTGGATCTTCATTTGGCTTTCTTGTTCTGCCTTGTCTCTTGTAACTATGTGAAACTATGTGTTGCGCatgtctgttctctctctgtgcatctagtgtggctgcatcagactcGGATAGGTCTGAGCCTGTATGATGTGGCGGGACAGGGCTACCTCAGGGAGTCGGTAAGCATTTCCATTAGTAACCACAAAACTCAGTTTAAGTGATATTAAAATGTGAGCTGCCAAGAAAGGTGACGCTCGTCTTTCTGTGCAGGATCTGGAGAACTACATCCTGGAGCTCATCCCCACTCTGCCTCAGCTGGATGGACTGGAGAAGTCCTTCTACTCTTTCTACGTCTGCACTGCTGTTCGCaagttctttttcttcctcGACCCACTCCGAACCGGTGAGACTGAACTCACTGataagtgacattttttttaaatgatcctGCAATTAAGAAAAGGTTATGAGCATCTTAGCGTGTGTTTAGAAGGATGCAACACTACTGTATGTAACAGGAAGGGACGTTACAGTCAAAGTCAGCAACAGCATTTCTTTCATTGAAGGTTTACAGAACCGGTCAGACGTTTTAGAGCACCCCcacttttacagtttttacagttaaGCCATTTGAAGTGTATAACCTGAAACCTGAAAAGTTTAGGTGACCAAAAACTTTAAAATCATGTACGTCTCAtaga includes:
- the LOC121197430 gene encoding mitochondrial ribonuclease P catalytic subunit; translation: MASNLISKVRTCLKPLKPFTHQGSSAFLSIQTFLCKSPQVPLTARFLCTRDNNPNSGGAQTVRRNIGQTNGQGGIKYRTMRHRQGELWEGAEDGRGKSSTLSQRSFYPKSVFSAGTAKKTAEMLKRKAALASEDEEDLEKKPEGRTARGAGKMQPPDRLLSAAEWRKLKESLGNQERFDIQMMNALFTSGAELGIAKSLLTFVAMETGTLSYELLLRYLTLCVRDGHDAEVFDVYDIMQENFSSLETGASSLFIKSFSRTERWREAINILNEVKKVFTPSPRNYGDVIAAAMLHGDMTTAWALYDELIEKGLSPHQETWEALFEGVRKTKEVKGVEAEAMSQSEHQERLQGILLYMRNNQIYPQHSLASSIKTWFESLTGQRWTGSWTSANLKGLCRCCGSELESIELTAEEYQQLKDRAMADIIQGRDVFKKTTPEELERFKAFVKRKPAFDVVVDGLNVANLNKDKSKQSATLLAVVSELERQGLTILVLGRKHMLRPSRSWERHNMNLIQQKAYCFFTDNISEDDPFLLYAALHSGNHCRFVSRDLMRDHKACLPDGATRRLFFKWQRGHQLVADICVRGGRTVRFQSIPSYDTIVQTSGDSWHIPYDDTDDRSTYEVPQQWLCLTQKH
- the ppp2r3c gene encoding serine/threonine-protein phosphatase 2A regulatory subunit B'' subunit gamma, with translation MATEQQPHWSDILKRRIANSKKDERSEEEKKEDETELFTKYYTEWKGGNDKDKSYRDIPRFYYRLPAEDEVLLQKLREESRAVFLQRKSRELLDNEELQNLWFLLDKHQVPPVSGEEAMINYEAYLQVGERAGPKCKKFFTARVYAKLLHSDPYGRISIMQFFNYVMRKVWLHQTRIGLSLYDVAGQGYLRESDLENYILELIPTLPQLDGLEKSFYSFYVCTAVRKFFFFLDPLRTGKIKIQDILACSFLDDLLELRDEELSKESQESNWFSAPSALRVYGQYLNLDKDHNGMLSKEELSRYGTATLTSVFLDRVFQEYLTYDGEMDYKTYLDFVLALENRKEPAALQYIFKLLDMENQGYLNVFSLNYFFRAIQEQMKLHGQEPVSFQDVKDEIFDMVKPKDPYKITLQDLVNSCQGDTVTSILIDLNGFWTYENREVLVANDSDSSNTADLDDT